One window from the genome of Synechococcus sp. PROS-7-1 encodes:
- a CDS encoding Nif11-like leader peptide family natural product precursor, with amino-acid sequence MAFHQPATNQVGGDQLSGAAEEGLGECWEVLGDGLDGYGSGLQVFIHPADIKLWMTQNGGITPTHSAAMSEEQLKAFLEAVQADAGLQEKLKAATDADAVVAIAKAAGFVISAGELKKSQAELSDEELEAVAGGGCITGRESCYGVNQTTEPLGNN; translated from the coding sequence TTGGCGTTTCACCAACCTGCAACCAATCAAGTCGGGGGCGACCAGCTCAGCGGGGCGGCAGAAGAAGGCTTGGGGGAGTGCTGGGAAGTCTTGGGTGATGGGCTGGATGGCTATGGGAGTGGCTTGCAGGTCTTTATTCATCCTGCTGACATCAAGCTGTGGATGACCCAAAATGGAGGCATTACACCCACTCACAGCGCGGCAATGTCAGAAGAGCAACTCAAAGCCTTCCTGGAAGCCGTCCAAGCAGATGCGGGGCTCCAAGAGAAGCTAAAGGCAGCTACCGATGCTGATGCTGTCGTAGCAATTGCCAAGGCTGCAGGTTTTGTGATTTCAGCTGGGGAGCTGAAGAAATCACAGGCAGAGCTTTCGGATGAAGAGTTGGAAGCCGTGGCTGGGGGTGGTTGTATTACTGGGAGAGAAAGCTGTTATGGTGTTAATCAAACTACAGAGCCACTAGGCAACAACTAA
- a CDS encoding DUF2555 domain-containing protein — translation MTEASTLCMPITPERLASFDEASVASLARRLEDDDYPTPFAGLSDWHLLRALAIHRPELTRPYVHLIDQEPFDED, via the coding sequence ATGACGGAAGCGTCCACGCTCTGCATGCCAATCACGCCGGAGCGTCTGGCTTCCTTCGATGAAGCATCGGTGGCCTCCCTGGCCCGTCGTCTAGAAGACGACGACTACCCCACCCCGTTTGCGGGCCTCAGTGACTGGCACCTCTTGCGTGCTCTTGCGATTCATCGCCCTGAGCTCACACGCCCCTACGTCCACCTGATCGATCAGGAACCCTTCGACGAGGACTGA
- a CDS encoding Nif11-like leader peptide family natural product precursor, with the protein MSEEQLKAFLEAVKADSALQEKLKAAGDADAVVTIAKAAGFVISAEELKKSQAEISEEELEGVAGGGTTITTDTTTLMTTVLL; encoded by the coding sequence ATGTCAGAAGAGCAACTCAAGGCGTTTCTGGAAGCCGTCAAAGCTGATTCAGCATTGCAGGAAAAGCTAAAGGCGGCTGGTGATGCCGATGCCGTCGTAACGATTGCCAAGGCTGCAGGCTTTGTGATTTCTGCTGAGGAGTTGAAGAAATCACAGGCAGAGATATCAGAGGAGGAGCTGGAAGGCGTGGCTGGAGGTGGGACGACTATAACCACAGACACTACGACACTGATGACAACTGTCCTTTTATGA
- a CDS encoding Nif11-like leader peptide family natural product precursor, whose product MSEEQLKAFLQAVQADAGLQEKLKAAGDADAVVAIAKAEGFVISAEELKKSHKGFQAEISEEELESVAAGGCNVDTYKASLTTVIWSSLCP is encoded by the coding sequence ATGTCAGAAGAGCAACTCAAAGCCTTCCTGCAAGCCGTCCAGGCAGATGCGGGGCTCCAAGAGAAGCTGAAGGCAGCAGGCGATGCGGATGCTGTGGTGGCGATTGCTAAGGCTGAGGGCTTTGTGATTTCTGCTGAGGAGCTGAAGAAATCTCACAAGGGATTTCAGGCAGAGATTTCTGAAGAGGAGCTGGAAAGCGTAGCTGCAGGCGGATGTAACGTAGACACTTACAAGGCTTCGTTAACGACTGTTATCTGGTCAAGTTTGTGTCCCTGA
- a CDS encoding PCP reductase family protein, which translates to MGVMNWTSEAEQALREVPFFVRPAVRRKIEALATDHKQELIDEAFYKEARAKFSRRSP; encoded by the coding sequence ATGGGCGTGATGAACTGGACGTCCGAGGCTGAACAGGCGCTTCGCGAGGTTCCTTTCTTTGTTCGTCCAGCTGTGCGCCGCAAAATTGAAGCGTTGGCAACAGACCACAAACAGGAATTGATTGACGAGGCTTTTTACAAAGAAGCTCGCGCAAAGTTCTCACGCCGCTCGCCATGA
- a CDS encoding Nif11-like leader peptide family natural product precursor, which yields MSEEQLKAFLEAVKADAGLQEKIKAAADADADAVVTIAKAAGFVISAEELKKSQAELSDEELEGVAGGTISIGLSCGWCA from the coding sequence ATGTCAGAAGAGCAACTCAAAGCTTTCCTGGAAGCCGTCAAGGCGGATGCAGGGCTTCAGGAGAAAATTAAGGCAGCTGCCGATGCCGATGCCGATGCCGTCGTAACGATTGCCAAGGCTGCAGGCTTTGTGATTTCAGCTGAGGAGCTGAAGAAATCTCAGGCAGAGCTTTCGGATGAAGAGTTGGAAGGCGTCGCTGGGGGCACAATCTCTATTGGCCTGAGCTGTGGCTGGTGTGCCTGA
- the coaBC gene encoding bifunctional phosphopantothenoylcysteine decarboxylase/phosphopantothenate--cysteine ligase CoaBC codes for MVGLLQGQRVIVAACGSIAAVKTPLLVSALVKEGAQVRCVVTSSGSQLVSPVALACLSRNPCLQDADQWDPSCPRPLHIELAEWADLVIVAPLSASSLARWVQGDGEGLLASLLLACECPVLAASAMNTAMWQHPAVQRNWSTLHDDPRVLPLAPQAGLLACDRVGTGRMAAPDCIVLAAASMLLQADNEGKLRSDWRGKRVLISAGPTQEPLDSVRLISNRSSGRMGVLLAQAARFRGADVDLVHGPLAVPEAWLEGLYCLPAFSSAAMEVCLLERQPRADAVLMCAAVADVRRERLDNSSKLPKGELMETIAQGWEQVPDLLQLLGSRRPSHQRLLGFAALAGDDETLLQRGREKYQAKGCDLLMVNPIDRPDQGLDSDLNGGWLLGPGERQEAIPAVHKLALAHDLLDRLSQLGD; via the coding sequence ATGGTTGGGCTGCTGCAAGGACAGCGAGTCATTGTTGCGGCCTGCGGAAGCATCGCCGCTGTGAAGACACCACTGCTGGTGAGTGCGCTGGTGAAGGAAGGGGCGCAGGTCCGCTGCGTGGTCACCAGCAGTGGTTCTCAACTGGTGAGTCCTGTCGCACTCGCGTGTCTCAGTCGCAATCCCTGCCTTCAGGACGCTGACCAATGGGATCCCTCTTGCCCAAGGCCTCTGCACATCGAGCTGGCGGAATGGGCAGACCTGGTGATTGTTGCGCCCCTCAGCGCCAGCTCTCTAGCGCGCTGGGTGCAGGGCGATGGCGAGGGACTGTTAGCCAGCCTCCTGTTGGCCTGCGAGTGCCCGGTGCTGGCCGCAAGCGCCATGAACACTGCCATGTGGCAACACCCGGCGGTTCAGCGCAACTGGAGCACGCTCCACGACGATCCTCGGGTGCTGCCCCTGGCTCCGCAGGCCGGACTGCTGGCGTGTGACCGCGTCGGCACCGGCCGGATGGCAGCTCCGGATTGCATCGTGCTGGCTGCCGCCAGCATGCTTCTACAGGCTGACAACGAGGGGAAGCTGCGTTCCGATTGGCGCGGCAAGCGCGTGCTGATCAGCGCTGGCCCCACCCAGGAACCGTTGGATTCAGTGCGTCTGATCAGCAACCGCAGCAGCGGGCGTATGGGCGTTCTGCTTGCCCAAGCGGCCCGCTTCCGCGGTGCGGACGTGGATCTGGTGCATGGTCCGCTGGCTGTTCCAGAGGCCTGGCTGGAGGGTTTGTACTGTCTGCCGGCGTTCAGTAGCGCCGCCATGGAGGTCTGCCTGTTGGAGCGTCAACCCCGCGCTGATGCCGTGCTGATGTGCGCAGCCGTTGCGGATGTGCGGCGCGAGCGCTTGGACAATTCCTCCAAGCTTCCCAAGGGCGAGCTCATGGAGACGATCGCTCAGGGCTGGGAGCAGGTGCCGGATCTGCTGCAGTTGCTGGGGTCACGACGTCCCTCCCATCAACGCCTGCTGGGTTTCGCTGCCTTGGCAGGAGACGATGAAACCCTCCTCCAGCGCGGTCGTGAGAAATACCAGGCGAAAGGCTGTGACCTGTTGATGGTCAATCCAATTGATCGCCCTGATCAGGGCCTTGATAGCGACCTAAACGGTGGATGGCTTCTCGGGCCCGGTGAACGCCAGGAGGCCATTCCCGCTGTGCACAAGCTCGCTCTAGCGCACGATCTGTTGGATCGGCTCAGCCAGCTTGGCGATTAG
- a CDS encoding DUF565 domain-containing protein: protein MTARLQSTRLQRSVGEATTRLDHWATNPWRRISLLLIALTGSFMLGNGIAAISGSLNLMDPLASMLTVGVLEVMVRVRRHWARDHRSHLGRQLLDMVRIGLLYGLLLEGFKLL, encoded by the coding sequence ATGACCGCCCGTCTTCAGTCAACCAGGCTTCAACGCAGTGTTGGTGAGGCCACGACCCGCCTCGATCATTGGGCGACGAATCCTTGGCGTCGCATCTCCCTCCTCCTGATCGCCTTGACGGGAAGTTTCATGCTGGGCAATGGAATCGCAGCGATTTCCGGGTCTTTGAATTTGATGGATCCGCTGGCATCGATGCTCACCGTGGGCGTGCTTGAGGTGATGGTGCGGGTAAGGCGTCACTGGGCCCGGGATCACCGCAGCCATCTGGGCAGGCAGCTTCTCGACATGGTCCGGATCGGTCTTCTCTATGGGCTTCTGCTCGAGGGATTCAAGCTGCTCTGA
- a CDS encoding NAD(P)/FAD-dependent oxidoreductase: MAGERFYLELEPPEERLRHAPHVVIVGGGFAGVRACKALANADVRISLIDKRNFNLFQPLLYQVATGLVSRGDVATPLRQLVGRQRNVQVLLGEVTQINPEGKQIVFNGKAYSYDYLVLATGSGSTFFGHEDWRCFAPPMKILEHAEEIRRRLLMAMEQAEQTPDPEARRFLQTVVIVGGGPTGCEMAGATSELMRNAMRREFRQLNPADTRIILVDPGDRVLRAMPEALSQAAQETLEALGVEMLFKGRVQTMQPGEVTVGTPDGDQRLQAATVIWTAGVRPSHLGKKLADAIGCETDRSGRVIVEPDFSVQGHPEIRVVGDLCSYKHTRDGNPLPGMAGPATQAGGFVGKDIAAMVGGQSRPTFSWFDFGSMAVLDRVDAVADLRGFKFKGGIGWLLWAAAHLAFMPDRENRYTLLIKWIFAVVSQSRASMLLTGMPSQHMGLDAPDAAFPMQSGSGPSIAEPGAALRAAMDYYSNQVSGISTQSESGDSAAAIK, from the coding sequence ATGGCTGGTGAGCGTTTCTACCTCGAGCTTGAGCCCCCTGAAGAACGCCTGCGCCATGCACCCCACGTGGTGATCGTTGGCGGTGGTTTCGCCGGCGTCAGAGCCTGCAAAGCCCTGGCCAATGCGGACGTTCGAATCAGCCTGATCGACAAACGCAACTTCAATCTGTTTCAGCCGCTTCTGTACCAGGTGGCCACCGGTTTGGTCTCCCGCGGGGATGTTGCCACGCCTCTGCGGCAGCTGGTTGGACGCCAGCGCAACGTGCAGGTGTTGTTGGGTGAAGTGACCCAGATCAACCCTGAAGGCAAGCAGATCGTTTTCAACGGCAAGGCCTACAGCTACGACTATCTCGTTCTGGCCACCGGCTCAGGCAGCACGTTCTTCGGCCATGAAGACTGGCGCTGCTTTGCGCCACCCATGAAAATCCTCGAGCACGCCGAAGAAATCCGCCGGCGGCTGTTGATGGCGATGGAGCAGGCGGAACAGACCCCTGACCCGGAAGCGCGTCGGTTCCTGCAAACCGTTGTGATCGTGGGCGGCGGCCCCACGGGCTGCGAAATGGCAGGCGCCACCTCGGAACTGATGCGCAATGCCATGCGCCGTGAGTTCCGCCAGCTCAATCCGGCGGACACTCGCATCATCCTGGTTGATCCGGGGGACCGTGTGCTGAGGGCAATGCCGGAAGCGCTATCTCAAGCGGCCCAGGAAACCCTTGAGGCCCTTGGCGTAGAAATGCTTTTCAAGGGTCGGGTGCAGACGATGCAGCCCGGCGAGGTGACCGTGGGCACCCCCGATGGAGACCAACGCCTTCAGGCCGCCACTGTGATCTGGACAGCCGGTGTGCGCCCCTCCCATCTCGGGAAGAAACTGGCCGACGCCATCGGCTGTGAAACCGACCGGAGCGGACGGGTGATCGTGGAGCCTGACTTCTCGGTGCAAGGGCACCCGGAAATTCGCGTGGTTGGCGACCTCTGTTCCTACAAGCACACCCGGGACGGCAATCCCCTGCCTGGCATGGCGGGACCCGCCACCCAGGCCGGCGGCTTCGTCGGCAAAGACATTGCTGCCATGGTGGGCGGACAATCGCGCCCAACCTTCAGCTGGTTTGACTTCGGCAGCATGGCCGTGCTCGACCGGGTGGACGCGGTGGCCGATCTGCGTGGTTTCAAGTTCAAAGGAGGCATCGGTTGGCTGCTCTGGGCTGCCGCCCACCTCGCCTTCATGCCCGATCGGGAAAACCGCTACACCCTGCTGATCAAATGGATCTTTGCAGTGGTGTCGCAGTCGAGAGCATCGATGCTGCTCACAGGGATGCCCAGTCAGCACATGGGACTGGATGCTCCAGATGCCGCATTCCCAATGCAGTCTGGATCGGGCCCCTCGATCGCCGAACCCGGAGCTGCCCTACGGGCCGCGATGGATTACTACTCCAACCAAGTGTCCGGGATCTCCACTCAGAGCGAAAGCGGAGACTCCGCAGCCGCCATCAAATAA
- a CDS encoding HlyD family efflux transporter periplasmic adaptor subunit, with protein MTQLFNDRALRKRHRVGDRNGPVRLLTPPLRLTLALGILIAASGALWAILARIPISVQGTGVLLPVSTINSSLSRTNGKVYWFFDKPVQAWHRTALKFRNDPEQFDNQQMTALARTMVRQTASLYDKQAKSSTTDQTSTEFMESLKRTYRGQQFSVGTLLLWVQSSAQQERLQSALTELNRTLADSRAQSINIQSKQAILSGELSSRSSYLQKMMALEGRGFVSRESILQEQAQVDTIRSNILGNRNELIRIQNQNNEAYQKLRNELAKLINEELLFATRDVYLSQVIPNDGEPVTQGQELLKLSDDDLADPVLVPLFLSSKEMAQVFPGMPALVTPSGYKRSEVGGIQAEVVSMGKLPSSREDVQARVGMQSLADVIMQKEPAPTLAVLALKRAKSSTGRNSGGYLWSSRGDLPYPPTAGDRLEAEVTTRSVAPIELVLPALRRFFGWSPPETPATTPAASQPKRQP; from the coding sequence ATGACCCAGTTATTCAATGATCGGGCTTTACGCAAGCGTCACCGTGTTGGTGATCGTAACGGCCCTGTGCGCCTTTTGACGCCTCCCTTGCGACTCACCCTGGCGTTAGGCATCTTGATTGCGGCCTCTGGTGCGCTCTGGGCCATCTTGGCAAGAATTCCGATCTCGGTGCAGGGCACCGGCGTTTTGTTGCCTGTGAGCACGATCAATAGCAGCTTGAGTAGAACCAATGGCAAGGTTTATTGGTTCTTCGATAAACCAGTCCAGGCTTGGCACAGAACAGCTCTTAAATTTCGCAATGATCCGGAGCAGTTTGATAACCAACAGATGACCGCCTTAGCCCGAACGATGGTTCGTCAGACCGCTTCTCTCTACGACAAGCAAGCCAAATCTAGTACGACTGATCAAACCTCAACCGAATTCATGGAGAGCTTAAAGCGTACCTACAGGGGGCAACAATTCTCTGTTGGCACGCTTCTCCTTTGGGTGCAATCGTCAGCTCAGCAAGAACGTTTGCAGAGTGCTCTCACTGAACTAAATCGCACTCTCGCTGATTCCCGTGCCCAGTCCATCAATATTCAGTCGAAGCAGGCCATCCTCTCGGGTGAACTCTCGAGTCGTTCGTCGTACCTTCAAAAGATGATGGCGTTGGAGGGTCGTGGTTTTGTTAGCCGCGAGTCGATTCTCCAGGAACAGGCCCAGGTAGATACCATCCGATCCAACATTCTTGGCAATCGCAATGAACTGATTCGGATTCAAAATCAAAATAACGAAGCTTACCAGAAGCTCCGCAATGAGCTTGCCAAGTTGATCAACGAAGAGCTTTTGTTTGCCACTCGCGATGTCTACCTTTCTCAGGTAATTCCCAATGATGGTGAGCCGGTCACCCAGGGACAAGAATTACTCAAACTGAGTGATGACGATCTCGCCGATCCTGTGCTTGTGCCGTTGTTCCTCAGCAGCAAGGAAATGGCCCAGGTGTTCCCTGGGATGCCTGCCTTGGTTACTCCATCAGGTTACAAACGATCGGAGGTGGGTGGGATTCAGGCTGAAGTTGTCTCAATGGGCAAACTCCCAAGTAGCCGTGAAGACGTGCAGGCCAGGGTTGGTATGCAGTCTCTCGCTGATGTGATCATGCAAAAGGAGCCTGCCCCCACCTTGGCTGTGTTGGCGTTGAAGCGTGCCAAGAGCTCCACCGGGCGCAACAGTGGTGGCTATCTCTGGAGTTCTCGGGGGGATCTTCCCTATCCACCCACGGCAGGCGACCGGCTCGAGGCAGAAGTCACCACGCGCAGTGTGGCTCCGATTGAGCTTGTGCTGCCAGCGTTGCGACGTTTCTTCGGCTGGTCACCACCGGAAACACCAGCCACTACACCCGCTGCTTCTCAACCAAAACGGCAGCCATGA
- a CDS encoding aspartate carbamoyltransferase catalytic subunit: MSAWTHRHILDLSTFSREDYAAVLELAHRFSAMPVTGARRLPALQGRLVATLFFEPSTRTRSSFELAAKRLSADVSSFSPSSSSLSKGESLLDTARTYVAMGADVLVVRHRCTGVPRQLAEALERTGERTVVLNGGDGLHSHPSQGLLDLYTLAQHFNPSHPLPEALRGRRIVIVGDVLHSRVARSNLWALTACGADVILCGPPSLVPEAFAQFVAQPPPGQASDPVADRGALTVVRDLDDALAGADAVMTLRLQKERMRQHMLTSLDRYHRDFGLSHERLQACQVPIPVLHPGPVNRGVEMSGALLDDLSANRVEDQVRNGIPIRMALLYLMAAAESPLSL; the protein is encoded by the coding sequence TTGAGCGCGTGGACCCACCGCCACATCCTCGATCTCTCCACCTTCTCCAGGGAGGATTACGCGGCTGTTCTTGAGCTGGCCCATCGGTTCAGTGCGATGCCCGTCACCGGCGCGCGTCGGCTGCCGGCGCTCCAGGGGCGGCTTGTGGCCACACTCTTCTTCGAACCAAGCACCCGCACCCGCAGCAGCTTTGAGCTGGCAGCAAAGCGGTTGTCTGCCGACGTCTCCAGCTTCTCGCCCTCCAGCAGTTCGCTCAGCAAGGGAGAATCCCTGCTCGATACAGCACGCACCTATGTGGCCATGGGCGCCGATGTGCTGGTGGTGCGTCACCGCTGCACAGGCGTGCCCAGGCAGTTGGCTGAAGCCCTTGAACGCACGGGTGAGCGCACCGTGGTGCTCAATGGGGGCGATGGCCTGCACAGCCATCCAAGCCAGGGGCTGCTCGATCTCTACACCCTGGCGCAGCATTTCAACCCCAGTCACCCATTGCCGGAAGCCCTGCGCGGACGCCGCATTGTGATCGTGGGCGATGTTCTCCACTCCCGAGTGGCGCGCTCCAATCTCTGGGCCCTCACGGCCTGTGGCGCGGATGTGATTCTCTGCGGTCCGCCAAGCCTGGTGCCTGAGGCCTTTGCGCAGTTCGTAGCCCAGCCGCCGCCTGGACAAGCCTCAGATCCCGTTGCCGATCGGGGCGCGTTGACCGTGGTGCGCGATCTTGATGATGCGCTGGCCGGAGCCGATGCGGTGATGACCCTGCGTCTGCAGAAGGAGCGCATGCGTCAGCACATGCTCACCAGCTTGGATCGCTATCACCGCGACTTCGGGCTCAGCCATGAGCGACTGCAGGCCTGCCAGGTTCCCATCCCTGTGCTCCACCCTGGCCCGGTGAACCGGGGTGTGGAGATGAGCGGTGCCCTTCTCGATGATCTGAGCGCCAATCGTGTAGAGGATCAGGTGCGCAATGGCATCCCGATCCGGATGGCGCTGCTTTATTTGATGGCGGCTGCGGAGTCTCCGCTTTCGCTCTGA
- the psbO gene encoding photosystem II manganese-stabilizing polypeptide, whose translation MRFRPLLALVLAFCLTVVTACSGGAQAVDRSNVTYDDIRNTGKANDCPTLSESARGSIDLTAGDAYELRGICMHPTQVFIKGEPANKRQEAQFVEGKILTRYTSSLDEVYGTLTVGEDSISFKEEGGIDFQPITVLIPGGEEFPFTFSSKNLDAVANGAAITTSTDFQGTYRTPSYRTSNFIDPKGRALTTGVDYPQGLIGLGGDYKELETENVKRYIDGQGVMSMSITKVDPETGEFAGVFSAIQPSDSDMGGREIVDVKINGELYGRLEEA comes from the coding sequence ATGCGCTTCCGTCCCCTGCTGGCCCTTGTGCTGGCTTTCTGTCTCACGGTTGTGACCGCCTGCAGCGGCGGTGCTCAAGCCGTCGATCGCTCCAATGTCACCTACGACGACATCCGCAATACCGGTAAGGCCAACGATTGCCCAACCCTCTCGGAGTCGGCTCGAGGCTCCATCGATCTGACCGCGGGTGATGCCTATGAGCTCAGGGGGATCTGCATGCATCCCACCCAGGTCTTCATTAAGGGAGAGCCGGCCAACAAGCGCCAGGAAGCTCAGTTCGTTGAAGGCAAAATTCTCACTCGCTACACCTCAAGTCTTGATGAGGTTTATGGCACCCTCACCGTGGGCGAGGACAGCATCAGCTTCAAAGAAGAAGGTGGAATTGATTTTCAGCCGATCACCGTGCTGATCCCTGGTGGTGAGGAGTTTCCCTTCACGTTCTCCAGCAAGAACCTTGATGCTGTGGCCAACGGAGCGGCCATCACAACCAGCACTGATTTCCAAGGCACTTACCGCACACCCAGCTACCGCACGAGCAACTTCATTGATCCCAAAGGGCGCGCGCTCACCACGGGTGTCGACTACCCCCAGGGACTGATCGGCCTCGGTGGTGATTACAAGGAGCTGGAGACGGAGAACGTCAAGCGCTACATCGATGGTCAGGGCGTGATGAGCATGTCCATCACCAAAGTGGATCCTGAAACCGGAGAATTCGCCGGTGTGTTCTCAGCCATTCAGCCTTCCGATTCCGACATGGGTGGCCGTGAAATCGTTGATGTGAAGATCAACGGTGAGCTCTATGGACGGCTCGAGGAGGCTTGA
- a CDS encoding TolC family protein, with protein MALKACSAQLACALLLVVESACFSGDSVAQAGNTVPEAIPLVDQKKVSPSELVEQLKQLQDQIKANSRPVSLAEAIKLGLQNNPELASSFSTIQQFEWQLIAAQRSWYPTLQLTNGTPFIGSNWGTFVQDQYALPNQQVKELQAQGLGRKSATKSQQFVVQPGAQVNWNFLDPTRQPNINAAADSLLQQKFLFDVSARNLVLQIQESYYAIQSNQQLINSFQKIYMINQKQLEILEARKSIGMVTVLDLEQTRSQLYGQLSQLVLYTSNYIEQTALLAQQLALPANQLAIPDQPAQMQGRWQVPLQETIRRATQQREEILASLAAAESSKWSSVALLRQYLPVFSLVATGSLIGQNGYQNIPVPNDPGSQYARNRQWNAAIGIGFNWMLFDGGIDAANAQAFKTQAQQQLAQAALTELQVTQQIRSSYGQYQTSQVAVTTARQAYRSAELAQEAARARFEVGVGDITSVVQTIQQLSSAAQQLSQAVLGYNNAVAELYRYSATWPGASQQEVQERLKMMRDSPEPLRPDSLTRLGL; from the coding sequence ATGGCCTTGAAAGCCTGCTCTGCACAACTTGCTTGCGCTTTGCTTTTGGTCGTTGAATCTGCATGCTTTTCAGGTGATTCAGTCGCTCAAGCAGGAAACACGGTGCCTGAAGCGATACCTCTCGTTGATCAAAAGAAGGTTTCTCCGTCTGAGCTTGTTGAGCAGCTCAAGCAACTGCAAGATCAAATAAAAGCAAATTCGAGACCCGTTAGTCTTGCCGAGGCAATCAAGTTAGGATTGCAGAATAACCCCGAGCTTGCTAGCTCTTTCAGCACGATTCAGCAGTTTGAGTGGCAATTGATTGCGGCACAACGGAGCTGGTACCCCACGCTTCAGCTCACCAATGGGACTCCTTTTATTGGGAGTAACTGGGGCACTTTTGTTCAAGACCAATATGCCCTGCCAAACCAGCAAGTTAAGGAGCTTCAGGCGCAGGGGCTAGGGCGTAAATCTGCGACAAAGTCTCAGCAGTTTGTTGTGCAGCCCGGCGCCCAGGTGAATTGGAATTTCCTTGATCCAACCCGTCAACCCAATATTAATGCCGCCGCTGATTCCCTTCTGCAACAAAAGTTTCTTTTTGACGTGAGTGCTCGCAATCTAGTTTTGCAGATCCAGGAGTCTTATTACGCGATTCAAAGCAATCAGCAGCTGATTAATAGCTTTCAGAAAATTTACATGATTAACCAGAAACAGCTCGAGATTCTCGAGGCGCGAAAGTCGATCGGCATGGTCACAGTGCTTGATCTCGAGCAAACCCGTTCTCAGCTGTATGGCCAGCTCAGTCAGCTTGTGCTCTATACAAGCAATTACATTGAGCAGACGGCACTTTTGGCCCAGCAATTAGCCTTGCCTGCGAATCAATTGGCCATTCCTGACCAGCCAGCACAGATGCAGGGGCGTTGGCAGGTCCCTCTGCAGGAGACCATTCGCAGAGCCACGCAACAGAGGGAGGAAATCCTCGCGAGCTTGGCTGCTGCGGAGTCTTCCAAGTGGAGCAGTGTGGCCTTATTGAGGCAATATCTACCCGTTTTCTCTCTGGTCGCTACAGGGAGTTTAATCGGACAAAACGGCTACCAAAATATCCCGGTGCCTAATGATCCAGGGTCTCAGTACGCCCGTAATCGGCAGTGGAACGCTGCGATTGGCATTGGTTTCAACTGGATGCTCTTTGATGGTGGTATCGATGCCGCTAATGCGCAGGCGTTCAAGACGCAGGCTCAGCAACAATTAGCCCAGGCGGCTCTTACGGAACTGCAAGTCACCCAGCAGATTCGATCCAGCTATGGCCAGTATCAGACCTCACAGGTAGCCGTTACGACCGCACGCCAGGCATACCGGAGTGCCGAATTAGCACAGGAAGCTGCTCGGGCTCGATTTGAAGTGGGTGTCGGCGATATCACCAGTGTGGTGCAAACGATTCAACAACTTTCTTCTGCGGCTCAGCAGTTGTCGCAAGCAGTTCTGGGCTACAACAACGCGGTCGCTGAGTTGTATCGCTATTCGGCAACCTGGCCTGGCGCCTCGCAGCAGGAGGTGCAGGAACGCCTCAAAATGATGCGAGATTCTCCCGAGCCTTTACGGCCGGATTCCTTAACGAGGCTCGGGCTATGA
- a CDS encoding DNA-3-methyladenine glycosylase: MIGCRLVKRQEGGSLLWGVIVETEAYSQEEPACHGYRRRSPQNETLFGEPGRFYVYVSYGIHHCVNVVTDRAEWANGVLLRAVALPGEPERVAAGPGLLARRFGIDRQMDGCSACSGQDLWIAPRPSELQNLALVTTTRIGIARAQEWPWRWYLQASRSVSKRAKGDRKPLLQDAYQPNAAWANGSPPTKLQQSERTPS; encoded by the coding sequence TTGATTGGTTGCAGGTTGGTGAAACGCCAAGAGGGCGGCAGCCTCCTTTGGGGCGTGATTGTGGAAACGGAGGCGTATTCCCAGGAGGAGCCTGCCTGCCACGGCTATCGGCGCAGGAGCCCTCAAAACGAAACGCTCTTCGGGGAGCCTGGGCGTTTTTATGTGTATGTGAGCTATGGCATTCACCACTGCGTGAATGTGGTGACTGATCGCGCCGAGTGGGCGAATGGTGTGTTGCTCAGGGCTGTGGCCCTGCCTGGTGAGCCTGAGCGTGTGGCAGCGGGACCTGGGCTACTGGCTCGTCGCTTCGGGATCGACCGGCAGATGGATGGTTGTTCCGCCTGCTCCGGGCAGGATCTCTGGATCGCTCCGCGCCCTTCGGAGCTGCAGAATCTGGCGCTGGTCACCACCACCCGCATCGGGATTGCCCGAGCGCAGGAGTGGCCGTGGCGCTGGTATCTCCAAGCCAGCCGCAGCGTGAGCAAACGGGCCAAGGGAGACCGCAAGCCACTGCTGCAGGACGCCTACCAGCCCAATGCTGCCTGGGCGAATGGATCTCCTCCCACTAAGCTTCAGCAGAGTGAGCGGACGCCCAGTTGA